One Niabella beijingensis DNA window includes the following coding sequences:
- a CDS encoding DUF5000 domain-containing lipoprotein, with amino-acid sequence MQQRIHLLFLIVAFTILGCERDALKDPLDAGDGAPARVTNVKVENVPGGAVISYDVPDDSRLLYVKAVYDIREGVTQEIKSSYYNKTLKVEGFPDTKEYAVKLYSVSRGEQVSEPVETVIHPLEPPIKNTFRSLKMEETFGGVRLTFDNPVSANLVMTVIAEDSVGQMKEALTYYTKSIGGSFAVRGFDPVKRRFGVYIRDRWNNRSDTLFGEYTPWLEKLLDRTKIKALNLITDQNAQHCCGVGLSDLWDGVFNGGNVFHTKPGTGLPQWFSFDLGVKAKISRFKFYHRRSTGQGASDGAYNGGDPKVFELWGSDQPVNDGTWDSWFKIGDFTSLKPSGLPLGTVTEEDFNYAVVNGEEFDFPPDAPPVRYLRWKTNRVWGALDHIYMAELTFWGDY; translated from the coding sequence ATGCAGCAACGAATACATTTACTTTTCTTAATAGTGGCATTCACCATCCTGGGCTGTGAGCGGGATGCGTTGAAGGACCCATTGGATGCAGGCGATGGCGCACCTGCAAGAGTAACCAATGTTAAAGTGGAGAATGTTCCGGGAGGAGCCGTGATCTCTTATGATGTTCCGGACGACAGCCGGTTATTGTACGTAAAAGCGGTGTACGATATCCGCGAAGGCGTTACCCAGGAAATCAAGTCTTCCTACTACAACAAAACACTGAAAGTGGAAGGGTTCCCTGACACAAAAGAGTATGCGGTAAAGCTGTATTCGGTAAGTCGCGGAGAGCAGGTTTCCGAACCCGTGGAGACGGTGATCCATCCTTTGGAACCGCCGATTAAAAACACGTTCCGTTCTCTAAAAATGGAAGAAACATTTGGCGGCGTTCGGTTGACATTTGATAACCCCGTATCCGCCAATCTGGTAATGACGGTCATTGCCGAAGATTCGGTAGGGCAAATGAAAGAGGCCCTCACCTATTATACAAAAAGCATCGGAGGGTCTTTTGCTGTACGCGGGTTTGATCCTGTAAAACGGCGTTTTGGAGTATACATCCGCGACCGGTGGAACAACCGGTCGGATACTTTATTCGGGGAATACACTCCCTGGCTGGAGAAGCTGCTCGATCGTACAAAAATAAAAGCACTGAACCTTATAACCGATCAGAATGCACAACACTGCTGCGGTGTGGGGTTGAGTGATCTGTGGGACGGCGTATTCAATGGCGGAAATGTTTTCCATACCAAACCGGGAACCGGCCTGCCCCAGTGGTTCAGTTTTGACCTGGGTGTTAAGGCCAAGATCAGCCGTTTTAAATTCTATCACAGGAGAAGCACCGGCCAGGGTGCCTCCGATGGTGCTTACAACGGTGGTGATCCAAAAGTGTTTGAACTGTGGGGTTCTGACCAACCGGTAAATGACGGTACCTGGGATTCCTGGTTTAAGATCGGGGACTTTACCTCGCTTAAGCCTTCCGGTTTGCCGCTTGGAACGGTTACCGAAGAAGATTTCAACTATGCGGTCGTAAACGGGGAAGAATTCGATTTTCCGCCGGATGCACCGCCGGTGCGTTATCTCCGCTGGAAAACCAACAGAGTGTGGGGTGCACTGGATCATATATATATGGCGGAGCTTAC